In the Terriglobus sp. RCC_193 genome, CAGCCTGGAAGCGGTGGAGAAAGACCTAATCAGCCGTGCCCTCGAGAAATTTCATGGGAACCAGACACACGCTGCACGATACCTCGATATCAGCCGTCGCACACTGATTTATCGCATGGAGAAGCATGGTTTGACTTCGGGACAGGATGCGGATGCTGTGCGCGATATTCGTGCCTGAGCGCCATGTAAGCAAAACTGGATAATTGCATCTCGTTCTGGATCATGCTCTACTGTGGCCATTGCGTAAGCTTCTTGCATTGGCGTTGCTGATCATTTTTGGATTCAGCTTTGTTCCGCCGCTCCTGGCTGCGACCGGTAGCGAATCGACGTTGCCTGCCTGCTGCCGCAAAACTGCGAAGCATCATTGCATGGCAATGCAGGATGATTCCGATCCCACGGCACATGCTTCACATACAGAGTTACGTTCACGCATGGATCATTGCCCATGCTGCGGTGTGCTGGGGTCAACCGCTGTCCATGTGGATGCCTTTGCTTCCACTACATTTTCCGGCAACGTCACGCCGCGCTCTACGCGCTCGGGTTTATTCCCGCAGATCTCGATCTACTCTCTCGCAGATCCGGTCTATAGCCATGGTAAACGTGGTCCCCCTTCCCATCTCCAGGCCTGATTCACACACGTTTTGACTTCATCAGAAGGGGCGTGTGTAAGACACGTTTCCTTTTCCATGGAGATTTTCATGCTTCAGTCCGCACGCACATCCGTGCTCGCTGCGCTTCTTCCTTTAGCCGCAGTGGCTATCTCATATCCTGTATTTTGCCAGGAGAGTCTTACCAGCAGCTCCCTCACTGGCCGCGTCGTCGATAGTACCGGCGCACTTATTCCGTCGGCCCAAGTGTCTGTTGTCGCTTCCTCAACACGACTTCGATTTAACGCAACTACAGATAACCGTGGTCGTTTTCGAATCCCTTATCTCGCCCCCGGAAACTACGTCATCACCTCGCAAGCTTCGGGATTCAATACGGCATCTACTTCAACACAATTGACCATTGGTGGCTCCTTCGACGTCACCTTGCAAATGACGGTAGGAACCGAAACCACGACCTTGTCCGTCATCGCGGAATCTCCGATTCTCGAACAGAATCGCAGCCAGATTTCAGAGACCGTAAGCCAGGCCGAAATAACACAACTTCCCTTTAGTGGACGAAATTATCTGGACCTTGCGTTACTGACACCGGGCGTAAGTCCCACAAACACGGCCAGCGTGCAAACCTTCGCCGAAACATCCCCAGTGATCGGACAAGGCTATTCCATCAATAGTCAACGGAATTTTTCCAACAGCTTTGTTGTTGATGGTCTATCTGCGAACGACGACGCTGCTGGCCTTGCAGGCAATTCCTACAGCATGGACGTTGTGCACGAGTTCCAGGTGGTTACATCTGGCGGACAAGCCGAGTTTGGCCGTGCTATGGGCGGCTATTTCAACATTGTCACTCGCAGCGGAGACAATGACCTGCATGGAACGGTATACGGCTTCCTCCGCAATCAGCGCCTCAACGCTTCCAATGCACTCTCACGAAGCAAGCTTCCGCTGACACAAGGCCAATACGGTGCAAGCCTTTCGGGTCCGCTCAAAAAAGATCATAGCTTTTTCTTTGGCAACTATGAGGGGCGACGACTGAATACCAATGGAGTAGTTACGATTAACCCGGCACAGGCTGCAGCCGTGAATGCTCGTTTGGATGCCATTGGCTTCACTGGCCCGCGGCTTACCGTGGGCACCGGGCCAACAACGCTGTACCCAACAACAGGCCACACTGATAACGCGTTTGTTCGGTTTGATCATCGATTTAGCGATGCAGACCAGTTCATCGCACGCTATAGCTACTATCGTTTGAATGCAATCAATGCTCGCGGGGTGGGTGCGCTTGCCGATGTGAGTTACGGCACGGCCGTAATGGATACCAACCATACTGTCGCCATCAGCAATGTGGCTATGCTTTCGCCGCGTACGTTCAACGAGACGCGTGGCCAGTTCACATGGGATAGTTTGAATGCTCCATCAAATACTCAGAACAGCCCTGCGGTTGTCATCAGTGGTGTGGCAACATTTGGCCGCTTCTCTTCTTCACCAACAGCGAGGAAGAATCTTCTTTACGAAGTAGTGGACAACCTTGTACTGCAACGAGGAGAACATACCTTCAAGACAGGAATTGATTTTCTGTTTAACGATGACACGATTACATTTCCCATGTCGATCGCGGGCTCTTATACCTTCGCATCTCTGAGCGCATTTCAATCTGGCGTCACCACATATTCGTCGTACGCACAGAATTTCGGAACGCCCTTCGTACGGCAGAACAATCCCAATACCGGCTTTTATGCGCAGGATGAATGGAAGGCAACGCCGGCGCTCACAGTGAATCTAGGCATTCGCTATGATCTACAGTTTCTGAGAACCATTCAGACGGACACAAACAACGTATCTCCTCGAGTGGGTTTTGCATGGTCTCCCTTTCGCAGCCGCACTACAGTGATCCGCGGAAGCTACGGCTTGTTTTACGACCGCGTTCCACTGCGCGCACTTGCGAATGCACTGCTCTCTGCAAATAATACGACCGACCCCTCGCAAGGACGGCTTCTGCAATATAGCTACGTTCCCACTGACACGGGTGCGCCGGCATTTCCCAATGTTTCCACCACGCCTAACCCGGGTTCGAAAATCAGCTATGCCCTGATGAACCGTAGTATTTCCAACGCTTATTCCGAACAGGAAAGCCTCGGAGTTGAGCAACAACTATCACGCACAGGATCGTTTGGTATCAGCTATCAACATGTGCGGGGATTGCATCTTCTATCGTCGTACAACACGAACATTAACCTCGATGGAAGCCGCCCTGACAGCACGCGCGGCAATATCAAACCCTATGATGGACGCTTCGACTCCACTTACGACGGACTTGCCGTATCGTTTGTCGAGCGTCCCGTTGCGTGGGGCAGCTTACGCGTTTCGTATACATGGTCGAAAGCGACGAACAATGTCGGCGAGTTCTTCTTCAGTTCTCCCAGCAACAACTTCGACTTCAACGTAGATCGCGGTCGCTCAGACGATGATCAGCGCCATCGAGTTGTTTTCGACGCAACGCTAAATTCGCCAACCTCCCCTGCACACGGCACATGGGATCATGTGACGCATGGCTGGAAGTTAGGTGGCATCCTGCAGTACTACTCACGTTTGCCGTTCAACATTGTGACCGGAGGGCAGACAAAACAACAAACAACGCAGCGCCCTTGCGCATTGGGGTACAGCCTAACGGCCAATGCTGGCACTAATCCTTGTACCGAGGCCCTTAAGGGAGCCATGATTGGGCGCAATGCGGGTGTTGGCTTTGATTTCTTTAACCTGAATACACGGCTTAGCCGCACCTTTGCACTGACAGACCGGTGGCGGTTAGAGACAATCGCCGAAGCTTTTAATGCACTGAACCATCGCAATGACATGATCCCCAACGCAACCTGGGGAACAAATCCC is a window encoding:
- a CDS encoding TonB-dependent receptor domain-containing protein, yielding MLQSARTSVLAALLPLAAVAISYPVFCQESLTSSSLTGRVVDSTGALIPSAQVSVVASSTRLRFNATTDNRGRFRIPYLAPGNYVITSQASGFNTASTSTQLTIGGSFDVTLQMTVGTETTTLSVIAESPILEQNRSQISETVSQAEITQLPFSGRNYLDLALLTPGVSPTNTASVQTFAETSPVIGQGYSINSQRNFSNSFVVDGLSANDDAAGLAGNSYSMDVVHEFQVVTSGGQAEFGRAMGGYFNIVTRSGDNDLHGTVYGFLRNQRLNASNALSRSKLPLTQGQYGASLSGPLKKDHSFFFGNYEGRRLNTNGVVTINPAQAAAVNARLDAIGFTGPRLTVGTGPTTLYPTTGHTDNAFVRFDHRFSDADQFIARYSYYRLNAINARGVGALADVSYGTAVMDTNHTVAISNVAMLSPRTFNETRGQFTWDSLNAPSNTQNSPAVVISGVATFGRFSSSPTARKNLLYEVVDNLVLQRGEHTFKTGIDFLFNDDTITFPMSIAGSYTFASLSAFQSGVTTYSSYAQNFGTPFVRQNNPNTGFYAQDEWKATPALTVNLGIRYDLQFLRTIQTDTNNVSPRVGFAWSPFRSRTTVIRGSYGLFYDRVPLRALANALLSANNTTDPSQGRLLQYSYVPTDTGAPAFPNVSTTPNPGSKISYALMNRSISNAYSEQESLGVEQQLSRTGSFGISYQHVRGLHLLSSYNTNINLDGSRPDSTRGNIKPYDGRFDSTYDGLAVSFVERPVAWGSLRVSYTWSKATNNVGEFFFSSPSNNFDFNVDRGRSDDDQRHRVVFDATLNSPTSPAHGTWDHVTHGWKLGGILQYYSRLPFNIVTGGQTKQQTTQRPCALGYSLTANAGTNPCTEALKGAMIGRNAGVGFDFFNLNTRLSRTFALTDRWRLETIAEAFNALNHRNDMIPNATWGTNPYPTTANASFGQATAVGDPRSVQLALRISF